The following coding sequences are from one Streptomyces sp. V3I7 window:
- a CDS encoding putative quinol monooxygenase, which produces MFGLFVRFTCKDETAAAAFDELVARTGEQIHANEPGTVVYAVHRVDGRPLERVFYELYRDEVAFEEHESKDYVCAFLSDREQYLAATEVDRLGFVSGKGVSLEH; this is translated from the coding sequence GTGTTCGGACTGTTTGTACGTTTCACGTGCAAGGACGAAACAGCCGCAGCCGCGTTCGACGAGCTGGTGGCCCGGACTGGCGAGCAGATCCACGCGAACGAACCCGGGACGGTGGTCTACGCCGTGCACCGCGTTGACGGCCGTCCGCTGGAGCGCGTGTTCTACGAGCTCTACCGGGACGAAGTGGCCTTCGAAGAGCACGAGTCCAAGGACTATGTTTGTGCCTTTCTTTCCGACAGGGAGCAGTACCTCGCTGCCACGGAGGTCGACCGCTTGGGCTTCGTGTCCGGCAAGGGGGTGAGCCTTGAGCACTGA
- a CDS encoding class I SAM-dependent methyltransferase — translation MGTVTRGTTNPNRLRRMDRWIAATHGAELRRAGDPVAIDLGYGAAPWTAVELLGRLRTVAPRARVVGVEIEPDRVAAAKPYERDGLEFRHGGFEIPVAGRPLLIRAANVLRQYDEAEVAAVWERLRARLAPVGPHSRGGLLVEGTCDEIGRRHVWVALGPEGPRTVTFATRLGSLERPSDLAERLPKALIHRNVPGEPVHAFLRDFDRAWAAAAPYASYGARQRWIRTVRDLTADWPVTDSSARWRQGEVTVAWGALTPRY, via the coding sequence GTGGGAACGGTGACGCGCGGGACCACGAATCCGAACCGTCTGCGCCGTATGGACCGCTGGATCGCGGCCACGCACGGCGCCGAACTGCGTCGCGCCGGCGACCCCGTGGCCATCGACCTCGGCTACGGCGCCGCGCCCTGGACGGCCGTCGAACTCCTCGGCCGGCTCCGCACCGTCGCGCCCCGCGCGCGCGTGGTCGGCGTCGAGATCGAACCGGACCGGGTCGCCGCGGCGAAGCCCTACGAGCGCGACGGGCTCGAATTCCGGCACGGCGGCTTCGAGATACCCGTCGCCGGGCGGCCGCTGCTCATCCGGGCCGCCAACGTCCTGCGCCAGTACGACGAGGCCGAGGTCGCCGCCGTGTGGGAGCGGCTGCGCGCGCGGCTCGCCCCGGTGGGGCCGCACTCCCGCGGCGGGCTGCTGGTCGAGGGGACCTGCGACGAGATCGGGCGCCGGCACGTGTGGGTGGCGCTCGGCCCGGAGGGGCCGCGGACGGTCACCTTCGCCACCCGGCTCGGCTCGCTGGAGCGCCCGTCCGACCTGGCCGAACGCCTGCCCAAGGCGCTCATCCACCGCAACGTCCCGGGCGAGCCGGTACACGCCTTCCTCCGCGACTTCGACCGCGCCTGGGCCGCCGCCGCGCCCTACGCCTCCTACGGCGCCCGTCAGCGCTGGATCCGGACGGTACGGGACCTCACCGCCGACTGGCCGGTGACGGACTCGTCGGCGCGATGGCGGCAGGGGGAAGTGACGGTGGCGTGGGGGGCGTTGACGCCCCGGTACTGA
- a CDS encoding NlpC/P60 family protein — protein sequence MGPGKRSLLPGRRGVLAAAVTVVCAVTVLAVPGVAFANSGSIAAPASRPGTAAQLPPSPSPSASTASPTPPPDKDLEAVRVKLDELYHDAAVATDAYNAAEEKSRKQSAEIDELNKRIAKGQARLDELQDRMGAAARAQYRSGGLPPEAHLLLSDNPENFLDGARRVMEGQRATRGLLSELTRTQQDLEQYTEDASARLEQLEANRKAKDAARRKIKKRIAAAEKLESRLEKAQKKRLAELEEEAALRAQTAWLGTGILDELGGTASGQGRKAVAFATAQLGKPYVWGAEGPDTFDCSGLTSQAWASAGHPIPRTSQEQWKRLKHVAIEDMRPGDLVIYFHDASHVGMYVGHGTIVHAPRPGRTVTITGAGTMPILGVVRPDAGAHE from the coding sequence ATGGGACCGGGCAAGCGGAGCCTGCTTCCGGGCAGGCGCGGCGTCCTCGCGGCGGCGGTGACCGTGGTCTGTGCGGTGACGGTGCTGGCGGTACCGGGCGTGGCGTTCGCGAACTCGGGCTCGATAGCGGCGCCCGCGTCGAGGCCCGGCACGGCGGCACAACTGCCCCCGTCACCCTCGCCCAGCGCCTCCACGGCCTCGCCGACTCCCCCTCCTGACAAGGACCTTGAGGCCGTCCGCGTCAAGCTCGACGAGCTCTACCACGACGCGGCCGTCGCCACCGACGCCTACAACGCGGCCGAGGAGAAGTCCCGCAAGCAGTCCGCCGAGATCGACGAACTGAACAAGCGGATCGCCAAGGGCCAGGCGCGGCTGGACGAGTTGCAGGACCGCATGGGGGCCGCGGCCCGTGCCCAGTACCGCTCCGGCGGGCTGCCGCCCGAGGCCCATCTGCTGCTGAGCGACAACCCGGAGAACTTCCTGGACGGCGCGCGGCGCGTGATGGAGGGACAACGGGCCACCAGGGGGCTGCTCTCGGAACTGACCCGGACCCAGCAGGACTTGGAGCAGTACACCGAGGACGCCTCCGCCCGGCTGGAGCAGCTGGAGGCCAACCGCAAGGCCAAGGACGCCGCCAGAAGGAAGATCAAGAAGCGGATCGCGGCCGCCGAGAAGCTCGAGTCCCGGCTGGAGAAGGCGCAGAAGAAGCGGCTGGCCGAGCTGGAGGAGGAGGCCGCGCTCAGGGCGCAGACCGCGTGGCTCGGCACCGGGATACTCGACGAGCTCGGCGGCACGGCGTCCGGGCAAGGCAGGAAGGCCGTGGCGTTCGCCACCGCCCAGCTGGGCAAGCCGTACGTCTGGGGCGCCGAGGGACCCGACACGTTCGACTGCTCGGGGCTGACGTCACAGGCCTGGGCGAGCGCCGGACACCCCATTCCGCGCACCTCACAGGAGCAGTGGAAGCGGCTGAAGCACGTGGCCATCGAGGACATGCGCCCCGGTGACCTGGTCATCTACTTCCACGACGCCAGCCATGTCGGGATGTACGTGGGCCACGGCACGATCGTCCACGCGCCGCGCCCCGGACGGACGGTGACGATCACGGGCGCGGGCACCATGCCGATCCTGGGAGTCGTCCGCCCGGACGCGGGGGCGCACGAGTGA
- a CDS encoding ATP-binding protein, translating to MEDAMPAHRRTFPGDPRELRTARDWIHAALDGHPHSEDAALIVTELGTNALRHTVSGDHAGAFHIALIVSDLAITIAVTDSGRTKTAPEVQHPPLNATHGRGLAMVTALADSVTVHGDDSGRTVTAELRVQVNRRESTSCA from the coding sequence ATGGAGGACGCCATGCCCGCACACCGACGTACTTTTCCGGGGGATCCCAGAGAGCTTCGTACAGCGCGCGACTGGATCCACGCCGCGCTGGACGGTCACCCCCACTCCGAAGATGCCGCGCTGATCGTGACCGAACTCGGCACCAACGCACTCAGGCACACGGTCAGTGGTGACCACGCCGGCGCCTTCCACATCGCCCTCATCGTCTCTGACCTAGCCATCACGATCGCGGTGACGGACTCCGGACGCACGAAGACCGCTCCCGAGGTCCAACATCCACCCCTCAACGCCACCCATGGACGCGGCCTCGCCATGGTCACTGCCCTCGCTGACAGCGTCACGGTTCACGGCGACGACTCCGGCCGCACCGTAACCGCCGAACTTCGGGTCCAGGTAAACCGCCGGGAGTCGACATCGTGTGCTTGA
- a CDS encoding helix-turn-helix domain-containing protein yields the protein MSTEYQKALGRKIAFNRKRRGLSQKEFAGLLERSEAWVSQVERGVRRIDRMTVLEKVADVLSMPIAELAAEAPLVASAAQGEPPGASRLRLVLSAAHSLKAVLGPQDASPDVPGLRSEVDRAWSLTHQGDYADLAELLEGLIPRLEAATRSVPGPDRPELFRLLAATYHTCSSALANMGELDSAWVAADRAVVAAERANDPLLMAAGEFRLSLVFLGARHFEQAAQVSGSTAEALRPLADSGQVEAVALHGALTLQRAIAAARLNKADEAYDHLREARTAAAQVGEGRNDYNTEFGPTNVDLHEVSVAVDLGDAGVALRAAQAVDASGLSAERQTRFQVDVARAHAQRRQTYDAVAALLRAQELSADLLRSLPMVKQLTADLLTMSQAPSQELRDLAEELGVYGTWTGS from the coding sequence TTGAGCACTGAGTACCAGAAGGCACTCGGCCGGAAGATCGCCTTCAACCGCAAGCGCCGGGGGCTCTCGCAGAAGGAGTTCGCCGGCCTGCTGGAACGCTCGGAAGCATGGGTGTCCCAAGTGGAGCGGGGCGTACGGCGTATCGACCGGATGACCGTGCTGGAGAAGGTCGCCGACGTCCTGAGCATGCCGATCGCCGAGTTGGCGGCCGAGGCACCTCTCGTTGCGTCGGCGGCCCAGGGCGAACCGCCGGGTGCGAGCCGACTGCGGTTGGTACTCAGCGCCGCGCACTCGCTCAAGGCGGTACTCGGTCCGCAGGACGCTTCCCCCGATGTGCCGGGGCTCCGTAGTGAGGTCGACCGCGCGTGGTCGCTTACCCATCAGGGCGACTACGCGGACTTGGCGGAGTTGCTCGAAGGGCTGATTCCTCGGCTGGAGGCAGCCACACGATCGGTTCCTGGGCCCGACCGACCCGAGCTGTTCCGGCTGCTGGCGGCCACGTACCACACGTGCAGCAGCGCCCTCGCGAACATGGGGGAGCTCGACTCGGCCTGGGTCGCCGCCGACCGCGCGGTGGTCGCTGCCGAACGCGCGAATGACCCACTGCTGATGGCGGCCGGTGAGTTCCGGCTGTCGCTGGTCTTCCTCGGCGCACGCCACTTCGAGCAGGCGGCTCAGGTGTCGGGGAGCACGGCTGAGGCGCTGCGGCCTCTGGCGGACTCCGGGCAGGTCGAGGCGGTAGCACTGCATGGAGCTCTGACATTGCAACGGGCGATCGCTGCCGCCCGGTTGAACAAGGCTGATGAGGCGTACGACCACCTTCGCGAGGCTCGCACGGCGGCCGCACAGGTCGGCGAGGGACGTAACGACTACAACACCGAGTTCGGACCGACCAACGTCGACTTGCACGAGGTGTCCGTCGCCGTCGATCTGGGTGACGCCGGAGTCGCTCTGCGGGCTGCGCAGGCCGTTGACGCGTCGGGACTGTCCGCGGAACGGCAGACACGATTCCAGGTCGATGTGGCCAGAGCCCATGCCCAACGGCGGCAGACCTACGACGCGGTCGCAGCACTGCTGAGGGCGCAGGAGTTGTCGGCCGATCTGCTGCGATCCCTGCCGATGGTGAAACAGCTCACCGCAGACCTGCTCACCATGAGCCAGGCACCGTCTCAAGAACTGCGTGACCTGGCAGAGGAGCTGGGCGTCTACGGAACATGGACTGGCAGCTGA
- a CDS encoding MFS transporter, with protein MPIVAVRRAAREAVSGLPREFWWLWTSTLVNRLGGFVATFMALYLTLDRGYSASYAGLVASLHGLGGVASSLGGGVMADRLGRRPTLLIAQSATAVAVALLGFVSHPVAIAAVAFLVGMASNASRPAVQAMIADLVRPEDRVRAFSLNYWAINLGFAVSSIGAGFIAEVSYRAGFLIEAGMTAACALVVFVKLPESRPVRTAQEAASETKDIGLGTVLRDRRYMAVVGLSFLVALVFQQGAVGLPVAMGTAGFAPADYGTAIAVNGVIIVALQIPLTRFIEHRDPRLLLVLSSLLAGYGFGLTAFAGSAGTFALTVCVWTLAEMVNAPTQTHLVVRLSPVHGRGRYQGVYTLSWSVAALVAPLVSGVVIDRFGAVWLWGMCAVVGTVAAAGYWGLMRRLPAVRPAAPSPAHAEADATAEPEVRTA; from the coding sequence ATGCCCATCGTCGCCGTGAGACGCGCCGCCCGGGAAGCCGTGAGCGGGTTGCCCCGCGAGTTCTGGTGGCTGTGGACCAGCACCCTCGTCAACCGGCTCGGCGGCTTCGTCGCCACGTTCATGGCGCTCTACTTGACCCTGGACCGCGGGTACAGCGCGTCGTACGCCGGTCTCGTCGCCTCGCTGCACGGGCTCGGCGGGGTCGCCTCCTCCCTCGGCGGGGGCGTCATGGCCGACCGGCTCGGGCGGCGGCCCACGCTGCTCATCGCGCAGTCGGCCACCGCCGTCGCCGTGGCGCTGCTCGGGTTCGTGAGCCACCCCGTCGCCATCGCGGCCGTCGCCTTCCTCGTCGGCATGGCGTCCAACGCCTCCCGGCCGGCCGTACAGGCGATGATCGCCGACCTCGTCCGGCCCGAGGACCGGGTCCGCGCCTTCTCCCTCAACTACTGGGCGATCAACCTCGGCTTCGCCGTCTCCTCCATCGGCGCGGGCTTCATCGCGGAGGTCAGCTACCGCGCCGGCTTCCTCATCGAGGCCGGCATGACCGCGGCCTGCGCCCTCGTCGTCTTCGTCAAGCTGCCCGAGTCACGGCCGGTGCGGACCGCTCAGGAAGCCGCGTCGGAGACGAAGGACATCGGCCTCGGCACCGTGCTGCGCGACCGCCGGTACATGGCCGTCGTCGGACTGTCCTTCCTGGTCGCGCTCGTCTTCCAGCAGGGTGCGGTCGGTCTGCCGGTCGCGATGGGGACCGCCGGGTTCGCGCCCGCCGACTACGGCACCGCCATCGCCGTCAACGGCGTGATCATCGTCGCCCTCCAGATCCCGCTCACGCGCTTCATCGAGCACCGCGACCCGCGGCTGCTGCTCGTCCTGTCGTCCCTCCTCGCCGGGTACGGCTTCGGGCTCACCGCCTTCGCCGGGTCGGCCGGGACGTTCGCGCTGACGGTGTGCGTGTGGACGCTCGCGGAGATGGTCAACGCGCCGACGCAGACCCACCTCGTCGTGCGCCTCTCCCCCGTCCACGGGCGCGGCCGCTACCAGGGCGTGTACACGCTCTCCTGGTCCGTCGCCGCGCTGGTCGCCCCGCTGGTGTCCGGCGTCGTCATCGACCGGTTCGGCGCGGTGTGGCTGTGGGGGATGTGCGCGGTCGTCGGGACGGTGGCCGCGGCGGGGTACTGGGGGCTGATGCGCCGGCTTCCTGCCGTACGGCCCGCAGCCCCCTCTCCTGCTCACGCGGAAGCGGATGCCACGGCCGAACCCGAGGTCCGTACCGCCTGA
- a CDS encoding phosphoglyceromutase — translation MADAPYKLILLRHGESEWNAKNLFTGWVDVNLTEKGEKEAVRGGELLKDAGLLPDVVHTSLQKRAIRTAQLALESADRHWIPVHRSWRLNERHYGALQGKDKAQTLAEFGEEQFMLWRRSYDTPPPPLPDDAEFSQADDARYASIPPELRPRTECLKDVVDRMLPYWYDGIVPDLLDGHTVLVAAHGNSLRALVKHLDGISDEDIAGLNIPTGIPLCYELDADFKPVTPGGKYLDPEAAAAAIEAVKNQGKKK, via the coding sequence ATGGCCGACGCACCGTACAAGCTGATCCTCCTCCGCCACGGCGAGAGCGAGTGGAACGCGAAGAACCTGTTCACCGGCTGGGTGGACGTCAACCTCACCGAGAAGGGCGAGAAGGAGGCGGTCCGCGGCGGTGAGCTGCTGAAGGACGCCGGCCTGCTCCCCGACGTGGTCCACACCTCCCTCCAGAAGCGCGCGATCCGCACGGCGCAGCTCGCGCTGGAGTCCGCCGACCGCCACTGGATCCCGGTGCACCGCTCCTGGCGCCTGAACGAGCGCCACTACGGCGCCCTCCAGGGCAAGGACAAGGCGCAGACCCTCGCCGAGTTCGGCGAGGAGCAGTTCATGCTGTGGCGCCGCTCGTACGACACCCCGCCCCCGCCGCTGCCGGACGACGCCGAGTTCTCCCAGGCCGACGACGCGCGCTACGCCTCCATCCCGCCGGAGCTGCGCCCGCGCACGGAGTGCCTGAAGGACGTCGTCGACCGCATGCTGCCGTACTGGTACGACGGCATCGTCCCGGACCTCCTCGACGGCCACACCGTCCTGGTCGCCGCCCACGGCAACAGCCTGCGCGCCCTGGTCAAGCACCTGGACGGCATCTCCGACGAGGACATCGCGGGCCTCAACATCCCCACGGGCATCCCGCTCTGCTACGAACTCGACGCCGACTTCAAGCCGGTCACCCCCGGCGGCAAGTACCTCGACCCGGAGGCGGCCGCGGCGGCGATCGAGGCGGTCAAGAACCAGGGCAAGAAGAAGTAA
- a CDS encoding YbjN domain-containing protein, whose translation MGDAMSAAQQAAAQVVEDALKDAELEWESPRPGTYVAKLPGTRKLSTTVSLIVGRHSLSLNAFVIRHPDENEAGVHRWLLERNLKLYGVSYAVDPLGDIYVTGRLSLASVTADEIDRVLGQVLEAADGAFNTLLELGFASAIRKEYAWRVSRGEPTRNLDAFAHLTRGVGD comes from the coding sequence ATGGGTGATGCCATGAGTGCGGCGCAGCAGGCCGCCGCGCAGGTCGTCGAGGACGCGCTCAAGGACGCCGAGCTGGAGTGGGAGAGCCCGCGGCCCGGTACGTACGTGGCGAAGCTGCCCGGCACCCGCAAGCTGTCGACGACCGTCTCGCTGATCGTCGGCCGCCACTCCCTCTCGCTCAACGCCTTCGTGATCCGTCACCCCGACGAGAACGAGGCGGGCGTCCACCGCTGGCTGCTGGAGCGCAACCTCAAGCTGTACGGCGTCAGTTACGCCGTCGACCCGCTCGGCGACATCTACGTCACCGGCCGCCTGTCCCTCGCCTCCGTCACCGCCGACGAGATCGACCGCGTGCTCGGCCAGGTCCTGGAGGCGGCGGACGGCGCCTTCAACACGCTGCTGGAGCTGGGCTTCGCGAGCGCGATCCGCAAGGAGTACGCGTGGCGCGTCTCCCGGGGTGAGCCGACGCGGAACCTCGACGCGTTCGCGCATCTGACGCGGGGCGTGGGGGACTGA
- the mshA gene encoding D-inositol-3-phosphate glycosyltransferase translates to MSQYVSRLGRRSPASPARLRLHRRPRRVAMLSVHTSPLHQPGTGDAGGMNVYIVELAQRLAAINIEVEIFTRSTAGALPPTVELAPGVLVRHVDAGPYEGLAKEDLPAQLCAFTHGVMQAWAGHRPGHYDLVHSHYWLSGHVGWLAAQRWGVPLVHAMHTMAKVKNASLAVGDTPEPAARVIGETQIVAAADRLVANTAEEADELVRHYAADPAKVAVVHPGVNLDRFRPGDGRAAARARLGLPQDALIPLFAGRIQPLKAPDVLLRAVAVLLDERPELRSNILVPIVGGPSGSGLAKPEGLQKLAARLGIADVVRFCPPVGQDRLADWFRAASVLVMPSYSESFGLVAIEAQAAGTPVLAASVGGLPVAVRDGETGFLVPGHEPADYARVLRRFADADGGAALTARMGVAAAAHAQSFGWDASAAATADVYTAATQSHRRRVRSPHG, encoded by the coding sequence GTGAGCCAGTACGTGAGCAGGCTCGGGCGTCGCTCCCCGGCCTCGCCTGCGCGTCTCAGGCTGCACCGCAGGCCGCGCCGTGTCGCCATGCTCTCCGTGCACACCTCGCCGCTCCACCAGCCCGGCACCGGCGACGCCGGCGGCATGAACGTCTACATCGTGGAGCTCGCGCAGCGCCTCGCCGCGATCAACATCGAGGTCGAGATCTTCACCCGCTCGACCGCCGGGGCCCTGCCGCCGACCGTCGAACTGGCCCCCGGCGTCCTCGTCCGGCACGTCGACGCCGGTCCCTACGAGGGCCTCGCCAAGGAGGACCTCCCGGCCCAGCTGTGCGCCTTCACGCACGGCGTGATGCAGGCCTGGGCCGGCCACCGCCCCGGCCACTACGACCTGGTCCACTCCCACTACTGGCTCTCCGGCCACGTCGGCTGGCTCGCCGCCCAGCGCTGGGGCGTCCCCCTGGTGCACGCCATGCACACCATGGCCAAGGTCAAGAACGCCAGCCTGGCCGTCGGCGACACCCCCGAGCCCGCCGCCCGCGTCATCGGCGAGACCCAGATCGTCGCCGCCGCCGACCGCCTCGTCGCGAACACCGCCGAGGAGGCCGACGAGCTGGTACGGCACTACGCCGCCGACCCCGCCAAGGTCGCCGTCGTCCACCCCGGCGTGAACCTCGACCGCTTCCGCCCCGGCGACGGCCGCGCCGCCGCCCGCGCCCGCCTCGGCCTCCCGCAGGACGCCCTCATCCCGCTCTTCGCGGGCCGCATACAGCCCCTCAAGGCGCCCGACGTGCTGCTCCGCGCCGTGGCCGTCCTCCTCGACGAGCGCCCCGAGCTGCGCTCGAACATCCTCGTCCCCATCGTCGGCGGCCCCAGCGGCAGCGGCCTCGCCAAGCCCGAGGGGCTCCAGAAGCTCGCCGCCCGGCTCGGCATCGCGGACGTCGTACGGTTCTGCCCGCCCGTCGGCCAGGACCGGCTCGCCGACTGGTTCCGGGCCGCGTCCGTGCTGGTCATGCCGTCGTACAGCGAGTCCTTCGGCCTGGTCGCCATAGAGGCGCAGGCGGCCGGCACGCCCGTGCTCGCCGCCTCGGTCGGCGGCCTTCCGGTGGCCGTACGGGACGGCGAGACCGGCTTCCTGGTCCCCGGCCACGAACCCGCGGACTACGCGCGCGTACTGCGCCGTTTCGCGGACGCCGACGGCGGAGCGGCCCTGACGGCGCGCATGGGCGTGGCCGCCGCCGCGCACGCGCAGTCGTTCGGCTGGGACGCCTCGGCCGCGGCCACCGCCGACGTGTACACGGCCGCGACCCAGTCCCACCGCCGTCGCGTACGCTCCCCCCATGGGTGA
- a CDS encoding transposase family protein, translating to MVIHAAALDLPHALVEWVTMLIITREGDRRCKLRPSQRAMVALVYLREHTTLAKIAAGFGISESTAHAYTSAVIDLLAERAPGLLKTLREHEPEFVLLDGTLAECDRVGDGRADYSHKHRRHGVNVQVVTDPGGQLLWLSPALPGRTHDLTAARTHRIIRICERQGVPILADLAYQGAGPWLTTGIKRRPLQELTPTEKSRNQALAAARASVERGVARLKSWRIFRRSRCSPNRMTSIAKAILTLERQR from the coding sequence TTGGTCATCCATGCTGCCGCACTCGACCTGCCGCATGCACTCGTGGAGTGGGTCACCATGCTGATCATCACCCGTGAGGGCGACCGGCGCTGCAAGCTTCGTCCGTCCCAGCGCGCGATGGTGGCACTGGTGTACCTGCGCGAGCACACCACTCTTGCGAAGATCGCCGCCGGGTTCGGGATCAGCGAGTCCACCGCCCACGCCTACACCAGCGCGGTCATCGACCTGCTCGCCGAACGTGCACCAGGCCTCCTGAAGACGCTGCGCGAGCACGAACCCGAGTTCGTCCTGCTTGACGGCACCCTCGCCGAGTGCGACCGGGTCGGCGACGGCCGGGCCGACTACTCCCACAAACACCGGCGCCACGGCGTGAACGTGCAGGTCGTCACCGACCCCGGCGGCCAGTTGCTGTGGCTCTCGCCCGCCCTGCCGGGCCGCACCCATGACCTGACTGCCGCCCGCACCCACCGGATCATCCGGATCTGCGAACGCCAAGGCGTTCCCATCCTGGCCGATCTCGCCTACCAGGGCGCCGGCCCATGGCTGACCACCGGCATCAAACGCAGGCCCCTGCAGGAACTCACCCCCACCGAAAAGTCCCGCAACCAGGCACTGGCCGCAGCGCGAGCGTCCGTCGAACGCGGCGTCGCGAGGCTGAAGTCCTGGCGGATCTTCCGCAGGTCCCGGTGCAGCCCCAACCGCATGACGTCAATCGCCAAGGCCATCCTCACGCTGGAGCGGCAACGCTGA
- a CDS encoding CU044_5270 family protein, which produces MTDELELLRDWNADASPLTEPARAQARHRLLNTITRTERHPDAAPSRRHALRLATAAVVTMAVTGAAVLITEDGADEGGRTDRAGTNAPQMRNAAAVTVLNGAAARASKHEKPVAPRDDQFIYSKRIIKETERKTGAVKTYVDVNWDSVDGSKRSLTMELGRVIWEEPMGKNEGVWPPREWSKLKKLPTDPEKLIQGIIGVGTSDKSIDAFTAWDWYEAYFMLGELLKWPVLPEGLRPAAYEALALVPGVKATPGMKDSAGRTGVGISYPKRASEKGKYLIFDPESYEFLGFRAERTSRSGKKTYIQLSHMADWAIVDRLKQRP; this is translated from the coding sequence ATGACTGACGAACTCGAACTCCTGCGGGACTGGAACGCGGACGCGTCCCCGCTCACCGAACCGGCCCGAGCGCAGGCCCGCCACCGACTGCTCAACACGATTACGCGCACGGAGCGACACCCCGATGCCGCACCCAGCCGCCGCCACGCGCTGCGCCTCGCGACAGCCGCCGTGGTCACTATGGCGGTTACGGGCGCGGCGGTACTGATCACCGAGGACGGCGCCGACGAGGGCGGCCGCACCGACCGCGCGGGCACGAACGCTCCGCAGATGCGCAACGCCGCCGCCGTGACGGTGCTGAACGGAGCGGCAGCGCGGGCGAGTAAGCACGAGAAGCCCGTGGCGCCGCGCGACGACCAGTTCATCTACTCGAAGCGGATCATCAAGGAGACGGAGCGGAAGACCGGCGCGGTCAAGACCTATGTGGACGTGAACTGGGACTCGGTGGACGGCTCCAAGCGATCTTTGACCATGGAGCTCGGCCGGGTGATCTGGGAGGAGCCCATGGGGAAGAACGAGGGCGTGTGGCCGCCTCGGGAGTGGAGCAAGCTGAAGAAGCTGCCCACCGACCCGGAGAAGCTCATCCAGGGCATCATCGGCGTCGGCACGTCCGACAAGTCGATCGACGCCTTCACCGCGTGGGACTGGTACGAGGCCTACTTCATGCTCGGCGAGCTCCTGAAGTGGCCGGTGCTGCCCGAGGGACTGCGCCCCGCTGCGTACGAGGCGCTGGCCCTGGTGCCCGGGGTCAAGGCGACCCCGGGGATGAAAGACTCCGCCGGGCGCACCGGGGTGGGGATCTCCTACCCTAAGCGCGCGTCCGAGAAGGGCAAATACCTCATCTTCGACCCAGAGTCGTATGAATTCCTGGGCTTCCGCGCCGAGCGGACTTCGCGTTCCGGGAAGAAGACGTACATCCAGCTGTCGCACATGGCGGACTGGGCGATCGTCGACCGCTTGAAGCAGCGCCCCTAG